The Coffea arabica cultivar ET-39 chromosome 6e, Coffea Arabica ET-39 HiFi, whole genome shotgun sequence genome contains the following window.
TGGTAAACCTCTGTTCGATTTCATCGTGAAAGTCTTTTGCAGCTTAAGGCTTAAAGTTCGAGCGTAAGGCAAAGGCAGCACTTGCAGCTTGGCATGTTTTGCTTCATTGATTCACAGCAGATGCCCATTTGtcaaaaacaaatgaaaaatttttgcaCCTGATAAAACTTCAAATAGAGGGAAcatattctttctttttatccCAGTAAAACTTTTGAGAAAAGcagaagaaaggggaaaaaaaatttcttctgTTTTTGGTGGGCTTTCCTCTGAAAAGGGTTTAAAAGTCTTTTTACCAAGTGACGTTACTACTGTTAGTACATAAGCTTATGCCATACGTTTACGAAGTCATGAGCTACGCGGCATTTTCCATTCCTTGATATCGCCAACACCATCAAAGCTGCTTGGCTTGGCTTTGGCTTTGGCTTGGACAGTTggactctttctttctttctttccttctttctttctgatGAAGGTGACATGAAATAAATGGATGTGCGTTCAAAGTACTCGTTTATCATCGTCGCATATTAACAAGTAGTACCAGTACTTTGTACATCCCcacttttttattcttcttttgcACAGGAAACCTGCTGCTGCCCACATAGCGGTGCCGTCCGATCGCCGTCTTTGTTGAAGCAGATCACTTTTTCTGAACCCGGATCCCGCTTCTGATCCTACTGCAATACCCCATAAAGTGATTCTTCAATCCCCAaagcttcctttttttttgtgtctataTATACATACTGATGTATTAATGGTACTTGTTGTTTTTATCTGATATTCACCAGAATTAGTTTGGcagaattattattattatttttttggttaaaagatCTGTTATAGTGGAATTGCTGATGGTGACCGACTTTGTTTGTAAGGCATTTCGGATTTCagtcttcaaagaaattgttaaCCCTGTTTGTGTTTGTTAAAATGCTTTCTCTGGACCAAACTAAACAAAACTGATGTTTGGACCGATGTTGCTATTTTTATTCCTTAACATTCATAGTTTTATTCGGTATAGAAGTCGTTtttcatattaaaaaaaaaactgactTTTATATTTCtggaaaatgaatgaaactATCAATATCTGCTTGACGTGGAATACAATATAAAAATATGATCCTATGATCAGATTTACCATGAAAATGGGGACTGGCTTATTTTCTTGATAGTACATTTTGGAATTGATTTACCAGTAGAGCGCTTAATATTTGCTGGTCTTCTCATAAATTGAACTTACAGGCTAGTGACAAAGAGGTGATATCAACCTTTTCTCTGAAGTTCTTCCAAAAATGGCTCCAAGCACAATAAGGAAGGCTATTGGGGCGGTGAAAGATCAAACTAGTATAAGCCTGGCTAAGGTGGCTGGCAATGTTGCTCCTGACCTCGAAGTCTTGATTGTGAAGGCAACATCTCATGATAACGAACCGGCTGATGAGAAATATATCAGGGAGATACTGAATTTGATGGCTTATTCCAGAGGATATGTCAATGCTTGTGTTTATGCTATTTCAAAACGGTTGAGTAAAACCCACGATTGGATTGTTGCACTAAAGGCCTTAATGCTCGTGCATAGGTTGTTGACCGATGGGGATGTTGTTTTTGGACAAGAGATCATGTATGCAAGCCGTAGAGGTATGAGGGTTTTGAATATGTCAGATTTTCGTGATGAAGCTCACTCCAATTCATGGGATCACTCGGGGTTTGTCAGGACTTATGCATCATATTTGGACCAGAAGCTTGATTTTATGGTCTATGAGAGGAAATTGAATGGTGGCGAGGAGAAAAAGAGGTACGATGATGGATATGGAGAGTTTCGGGATGAACCTAGTTATGGGATGGAGAGAAGAACTAGGTCCTATGATGATTTGAATGACGATGCCTCAGGGCGAGGGGAGAAAAAAGTTGTGACACCACTTAGGCAGATGAAACCGGAGAGGATTCTGGAGAGGTTGAATCAGTTGCTTCGGCTTCTTGATCGTTTTTTGGCTTGTAAGCCAACTGGTGCTGCAAAGAGCAGTAGGATGGTGCTTGTAGCACTCTACCTTGTTGTCAAGGAGAGCTTTAGGCTTTATGCTGATACATGTGAGGTCTTGGGGGTTGTGTTGGATCTATTTACAGAGATGGAATATGCTGATTGTGTGAAAGCTTTTGATGCGTATGTTAATGCAGCCAAGATGATTGATGAACTTGTGGCAGTCTATAATTGGAGCAAGGATATAGGGGTGGCACGGTCATCAGAGTTTCCAGAGGTACAGAGGATCTCTGATAAGCTTTTGGGGACACTGGAGGGCTTTTTACGGGAGAGGGCAAATAGACCAAAGGTCTCTGAGAAAAGCACAGAAGAAAGTACGTCAGCAGTAAAAGAGGAAGAAGTTCCaggaatgaatgaaataaaagcATTACCTCCGCCAGAGAATTTCACTCCACCCCCACCGCAGAGCCAGCCCCAGCCCAAGCTTCAAACTCAGCAGGTAACTGGAGACTTGGTGAATTTGAAGGACGATGGAGTCTCAGCTGATGAGCAGGGAAACAAATTGGCATTGGCTTTGTTTTCTGGGGCTCCCGCTGCAAATACAAATGGCTCATGGGAAGCGTTTCCATCTGATGGAGAACCTGAAATAACTTCAGCATGGCATACACCGGCAGCTGAGAGTGGGAGAGAAAACTGGGAATTAGCACTGGCAGAATCTGCCAGTAATctgtcaaaacaaaaggctgaTTTAGCGGGTGGATTTGACTCGCTATTGTTAAATGGAATGTATGATCAAGGGGCAGTGAGGCAGCATGTGAACAGTACTCAGCTGAGTGGTGGGAGCGCAAGTAGTGTAGCACTGCCTGGAATCAGCCAAAATTCTACACCAGTTCTAGCATTACCTGCTCCAGATGGGACGGTAACACCAGTTGGACAACAAGACCCATTTGCAGCATCTTTATACGTGCTGCCTCCCGCATACGTTCAGATAGCAGACATGGAGAAGAAACAACAATTGCTCATGCAGGAGCAGCAGCTCTGGCAGCAATATGCTAGCAACGGGATGCAAGGCCAAATGGGTTTGACCAAAATTGCTGGCACGGCAGGTTATTATGGTGCTGGTATCCAACCTTACGGACAGCCCCAGGTCAGTGGCATGGGACAGCCTGGAGGATACTACTATGCTCCTTTCTAAATTGGGACTAGATATTTCATATTCGTGCCACaatgcaaaataaaaatgatgttACACTGCATATTCCttctatttttaagtttttattggCCTAATCTGATAGCGCTGATATATTTGTTTCTGAGCAGTCAACTATTTTGCTAATGAGAAGCAGTGCTGCTTTTGTATGCGATACTTTTTCGCAATGATCCACCTCTATTCTTGGCCCATGGATCTGCCTCCTTTTACTTCCAGTAGATTTCAAACAGGCAATCAATATAATTGTTCTTGGTCAATGGCACTTTTATTCCTCTGCCTTGTTTGAATTTCATAGATCTAACCATGTCTAATAGAAGCTCTCACTATTTTGTTCTTCCGTTAGAATCTGCTCTAGAAGGAACTATATGGTTGGATCTTGGATGTCTGACCATTAATTACTGCGCCATATGCAAAACCAAAGTGCTGCCCCCTCTTCCCTTACCCTCAGCGCCCCGGGGAAAAAAATGGGTAGAAAAGGAAACGTATTTGATGGTATCAATTACTTGTATGCCTTAGTAGACCAATTCCTAGCTGTGGGATAATTTCCTCCGTCTGCCTTCTGACCAGTTCATACGAGACATAGGCGTCAGAAGAACATATAGGATTTTGATTATTACTACTTGCTATATTAACCCGTCAAGCGGACGAGCCGACGAGGTAAGCTAAGCTGATCAGATTGGACGGACTGCCACGTGTGGATTTTTTGGCACTTTGAAAATGGACGATGCTTAACATGGTCATCTTGACTCAGCCAACTTGAATATTAAATGGCATTCTAGATGAATGAGATTCCATGATTTAAGACTTCCGCATTGAACAGATTCAATTTAATAGCTTCTCAAACATCGATTCTCAACTACTATATCTATATCCCAAAGAAGAGAATTTGTGCTTGTGCATGCCATGAGACTTCAACATATAAAAAACTTAAAAAGGGTATTCTTTCTGAATGTTTGATGTCACCTTCAACAAACAATGCGAATGTTGAAATTAATTATCAACATATGAGATCATAAATGGCAAGGGAAGAACTAAAGCCTACAAAAAAAACTTGGATAAGTGACAAAATATTGTTTAGATTCAAAATGTAATGTATTTAATCGATGCCTGATTGGTTTTTTCAAGATTAATACTTTTATAATTTCACCTCAATAAAAAGCTCACATTAGCCTTGTTTACACAAGACTTAGGGCTTGTGTGATAACTCTACTTAATGTTAAAAATTCATTCATTCGAAACCTTTTGAATTCAGCATATTTCATAACAAAAATTCCTTACCACCTAATGTATTGAGCATGGCTTAATTTGTGTATAAAATTATAAGCGAAGATTTtcactgaattttctaaataGACTACACATATTATacctctcacacacacacataacACACTCTCGTATCATTCTTACACATGATATACATTTATTGTCTTTATATTCGACACATATATAAATACACAAGCATGCACGCACATTTTTACACGCAAATACACATATTTAAAcacaatttttaaattatttcattattttctctctctcaaccACACGcacaaacttttcttttctccacaTACACAAATAaatgcattttttaaaaatataaacacAATATTTGTGcgatattttaatttattattataattcAATTAGTTATCAAACACATATGACTTAAATAGTTCAGCAACTTAATGTACTTTTAGTACTTAATTTTtggaatttagttttcaaattttagatttcaaatttatCAAACGGGCCCTTAATCCAAATTAATCACTACAATCAACCTGTCCAAAAACTGAATCTACCAGTATTCATTAAACCATTATGGCTTAACTCAAGACTCATGAGGCATGAGTAAAACTTTTAACAACAGCTTAATTGGAAGAGAGTTTAATGGGAGgttaggagagaagaaaaaaaaaagaaacgactagttgggaaagaaaataaaagaagagaaaaattatgatttttttcaagttgattgggagtttagaaaagaaaagaaatggtttTGGATATATTAGGtattatgattttattatttaatattttatggGTAAATTTGACATTTTGATAATATTTACAAATTGTTTACataaatttatttacttatatcataaactcatttttcaatcacatttttatttcacatatatcacataaaaaatttgatacagtagtataatttttataaaaattatcctaaataatttttctattcaAACAACATGAGTGGAACTCTCCCTCCATTTCTTCCCACTTTGGGAAGAAAGTTCTTTTAACCAATCTATCCCTCTATTTCCTTCCACTTTCCCTTCTGTTCTTTCCGCGTTAACAGTTAACGCTCCCAAACAAGGAAAaacttccttcttttctctccaaATCCCAGCATTCCCTCGTCTACGCGTTGGCATAGAAATCAATCTTCAGTTTGGAATTTGTTCCTAAACTTGACAATTGCTTGGAACCCTGAAACCAAATCCAAACAAAAGCATTCACAGCATATAGTGCTAACAAAGAACAGTCACCACACTCCGGCGGCAGCACCGGTCACCAATCTTACACGCACAAACAGGAAATGTCAAACGTGGTGGTGTTAGACAACGGCGGCGGCCTAATGAAAGCAGGCATAGGCGGCGAGAGGGACCCAACCGCTGTGGTACCCAACTGCACAGCTCGCCCTCTCTCCTCCAAAAAATGGCTAGTAGCTGACCAACTCCTCTCCCCGACCGAAGACCTTACTTCCGCCACCCTCCGCCGCCCTTTCGACCGCGGCCACTTGACAAATCCGGATCTCCAATCCACTCTCTGGGCCCATATTTTCGCTAACCTCCTGAAAATTTCACCTTCTCAGTGCTCCCTTCTCTTAACAGAACCCCTTTTCACCCTGCCATCAATTCAGCGTTCAGTTGACGAATTGGTCTTTGAAGAATTCAATTTCAAGGCCCTTTTTGTGGCTGATAGTCCCTCTTTAGTTCATTTGTACGAGGCTTCAAGAAGACCGTATGGGTTGGTCTCAAAAGCCCAGTGTAGCTTGGTTGTGGATAGTGGGTTCAGCTTTACTCATGCTGCCCCGGTGTTTCAGAACTTTACTTTGAATTATGGAGTGAAAAGATTGGATCTTGGTGGGAAAGCATTGACAAATTATTTGAAAGAGTTAGTTAGTTATAGGAGTGTTAATGTGATGGATGAAAGCTTTATTATAGATGATGTCAAAGAAAAGTTATGCTTTGTTTCTTTGGATGTTGACAGGGACTTGCAGATTGCAAGGTAAGATCCCTTCTTatctttttttggaaaaaaaaaaagattctttCCTGAAACCATATTGTTGATATATTGAATGGACTGTATTGTTATCGTCTCATGTAAAATTTTCACGTTTTCCCTTTGTTTAAGTATAGCCAGTCATAGTTGGGGTTCCTGATTAAATTTCTGCTTGGTCAAGAAAGCTTGAATCTTGGATAACTAATGCCTTCAGATATCATATCAGTTAGATAATAGCAGAAAACTACTAACAAAAGAGCACCTAATGGAAAAGgtgataaaataataatatcatGGGTGATTATAGGAACTGAATCCTGAGCATTAGCATCACTGGATTTTGACCATTTAGATGCTTAGAATCATGTAAACTGCATCAGCAATGAGTTATCTTGTTTTTTTCATTTGAGGCCTGGTTATTAGACAATATCTCATTTATGACTGGTGACTTCTGAATGATTGGTCCAGATGTTTTCTTTCTGTTTTAGGTACTGATTTTGGTAACTGAAGCTAGTGTTGCTTCCTCTGTCATCACAATTGACTTTACAGGAGACGTGGGAAGACTAACTTGTTCAGGTGTACATATGTGCTGCCTGACGGGATCACACATACGAGGGGTTATGTGAAAGACCCGGAAGAAGCAAAGAGGTACATGGGTTTGGATGATGGAGCTTCACTGGATTCTTTGGAAAAGGATGAAACAGACCGAGCAGACATCATTGGAAAACCTGAAGATAGAAGAACAATTGACTTGTCAAAAAATGTACTAGCTTCTTTTATTCTCAAAATAATTGTTTCTCCAGAACTCGTGAATCTAATCTTTATCCCCTTTTAACAGGAGTTTAGCATGACAAATGAGCGGTTTATTGTGCCGGAGATGTTATTCCGTCCAGCTGATTTGGGTCAGTGTATAAATGAGATTTTTGATACACTTGCTAGTTTTTTATTGGATTAAAGTACATCATAAGTTGAGAGATACCAtaatattttgttttaaaatctTCAAACTATGAGGTTTTGATTTGGTTAGGGTAACATCTAAATAAGTCTGGGATTCTTTGACCTAATTTGTACTAGCTATTGATGCATTGGTGGTCCACAGGAATGAACCAAGCAGGACTAGCAGAATGTATTGTTCGAGCTGTCAATTCCTGTCATCCTTATCTTCATCCTATACTATATCAAAGGTGCTGCAGATGCATCCTTAGATTGTGAAGCCTAAAGGCTTCATACGATAAATGCTTAAATGGGTGCTTGTGATGTCTCGAAACTGACATTAGTGTTGCAACTCTGGTTTTGACAGCATTATATTAACTGGTGGAAGCACACTGTTCCCCCAATTTGCTGAAAGATTGTGAGTTTAAGCTTCCTGcattaattttttgtttcttgatcTTACTTTAAAATTCTGACTATATCTTTTCATGCAGAGAGAGGGAGCTTCGACCGCTTGTCCCAgatgtatatgaagtgaaaatATCCAGTCAAGAAGAGTAATAATCTCATCCCTTAGTGTCTACCTTGACTAACCATGCTACGTATTTTGTTAGCTTTAACACCAATTGCTGTAACAGCCCTATATTAGGTGTTTGGCAGGGGGGATCACTTTTGGCATCAAGTCCTGACTTCGAAACAATGTGTGTTACCAAGGCTGAATATGAGGAGTTGGGTTCTGCTCGGTGCCGTAAGAGATTCTTTCGGTAGTTTGGAGATTCCAATGGTATTGTTTTATTGAaatacttgtttttttttttccctctttggTAGTCTGCTTGATTTGAtatgttcaaaattttttatagttATAGATGTGGAACCAAACTAAGCATCCTTTGTTACTTTAATACAATGGAAATTTATCAACTGTGATAGATTTGGTTAAACTTACTTCAATCAGTCAAATGGTTGCTGTTGCTCCATTGTGACTTGCAGCTCTTGTTTATTGGGCACCACTGCCTGCCGGGATATATGGTTCGGTCTCCCTTTATTTCTATATGTTCACTCTGACTTGTTATCGGTCAGCATGTTGTGACTTGTTGGCCACTTATTTTATTAGCCTATAACAAGGCATGCCTCAGATTTGCTATAATTGAATTGACAAAACAGAAGGGATCAGGAACCTCGTGTTTGTGTTGTTCCCTGGTTGATGCAAGAGTTTGTGCGATTTTTTCCTTGGGCACCTGTTGTTAATTTACATTTGCTTAATGGATGGAAGTGGGCAATTTGAGACACAGGATATgtggccctttttttttttttttttttttttctttttaaagaaCCAAAATAGGATTGGACTTCACGCTCTTCTGATCATGATCGCGATCTGGTGTGTTAAGTCGGCTCAGGGAATTCGGATAGTCCTCCAGAAATACTTAAATATTCTGTTTTGGCACTTTATGTTGTTCTCAAATGCCTATTTTTGCTTGGAATAATTGCTTGGAAATTCTTCATAACGTCCCTTATATGAATTTTGGTCATGCCGTCTTATCCCTCTCCTGTTGGATTATTCAGAAACAGGAGCACAGGAGAAATGGCTaaattttgctgtttttctgCAGAGATCTAATTGAAAGCAGCACAGTGAGTTGTTATGCCTTTAGTTATCTCATCGTGGTCAATGTCAAAGCAACGGTTTGCTGAAAAGCATGGAGCAAAGCAAGAAGCGGATGTGCAGTTTTCTTGTTGCATCCAGCCATATTTTTATGCCAGATGGTAGGAGTTAAATTGTCATTACTGCAAGCGTTCTCCTGTCTCGAAAGTAACTTGCTTGTGGGCCTATTGCTTCCTTTATTTGAATTTGTCTTACCTTTTCTTTCCGCTCTACTTTGAATTTGTCTTCATTTTTTGTTCTTGATTTCAATCAGTTGTGtccaaattatatattttttttatagttgATTCTGAAATAGATTgtgcaaaacagaaatttctaaAGTTTCATTTTGACCAGAGTTTGCTTATTCAATTCTTCTAAAATAATGTTAAATGTGCTTCAAGATGGGTTCTTTTTGACATGGGGTTCTTGTGTCAGTTCAGGACAGTCAGTTGGCTTTGCATTAGCAAGCGAAGGGGAAGGGAGTTTAGGCATATGGAATGACAGGACCATTTCGCCTGGTTGAGCGCTGTTAGGCTTCAACCTGAAAGAATACACGGTTCTCTCTCTTGTAAAGCACCAGTTGCTGCTATTTTCTTCATTAGAAGCCTTTACGCTCGAGGAGAACCCGCCGTAGCGCATCAGACGGTGGTCTGAATTCTGGAAACGCCGCAGTCGCTCTTGCACTCTGGTGGTAGTCAGAGCAAATCATGAAGTCGTGCTTGTTCTCGTATATGAATATCTCCTATTGTTAGGCG
Protein-coding sequences here:
- the LOC113697065 gene encoding probable clathrin assembly protein At4g32285, which produces MAPSTIRKAIGAVKDQTSISLAKVAGNVAPDLEVLIVKATSHDNEPADEKYIREILNLMAYSRGYVNACVYAISKRLSKTHDWIVALKALMLVHRLLTDGDVVFGQEIMYASRRGMRVLNMSDFRDEAHSNSWDHSGFVRTYASYLDQKLDFMVYERKLNGGEEKKRYDDGYGEFRDEPSYGMERRTRSYDDLNDDASGRGEKKVVTPLRQMKPERILERLNQLLRLLDRFLACKPTGAAKSSRMVLVALYLVVKESFRLYADTCEVLGVVLDLFTEMEYADCVKAFDAYVNAAKMIDELVAVYNWSKDIGVARSSEFPEVQRISDKLLGTLEGFLRERANRPKVSEKSTEESTSAVKEEEVPGMNEIKALPPPENFTPPPPQSQPQPKLQTQQVTGDLVNLKDDGVSADEQGNKLALALFSGAPAANTNGSWEAFPSDGEPEITSAWHTPAAESGRENWELALAESASNLSKQKADLAGGFDSLLLNGMYDQGAVRQHVNSTQLSGGSASSVALPGISQNSTPVLALPAPDGTVTPVGQQDPFAASLYVLPPAYVQIADMEKKQQLLMQEQQLWQQYASNGMQGQMGLTKIAGTAGYYGAGIQPYGQPQVSGMGQPGGYYYAPF
- the LOC113697543 gene encoding actin-related protein 6-like isoform X1 yields the protein MSNVVVLDNGGGLMKAGIGGERDPTAVVPNCTARPLSSKKWLVADQLLSPTEDLTSATLRRPFDRGHLTNPDLQSTLWAHIFANLLKISPSQCSLLLTEPLFTLPSIQRSVDELVFEEFNFKALFVADSPSLVHLYEASRRPYGLVSKAQCSLVVDSGFSFTHAAPVFQNFTLNYGVKRLDLGGKALTNYLKELVSYRSVNVMDESFIIDDVKEKLCFVSLDVDRDLQIARRRGKTNLFRCTYVLPDGITHTRGYVKDPEEAKRYMGLDDGASLDSLEKDETDRADIIGKPEDRRTIDLSKNEFSMTNERFIVPEMLFRPADLGMNQAGLAECIVRAVNSCHPYLHPILYQSIILTGGSTLFPQFAERLERELRPLVPDVYEVKISSQEEGDHFWHQVLTSKQCVLPRLNMRSWVLLGAVRDSFGSLEIPMKQEHRRNG
- the LOC113697543 gene encoding actin-related protein 6-like isoform X2, which translates into the protein MSNVVVLDNGGGLMKAGIGGERDPTAVVPNCTARPLSSKKWLVADQLLSPTEDLTSATLRRPFDRGHLTNPDLQSTLWAHIFANLLKISPSQCSLLLTEPLFTLPSIQRSVDELVFEEFNFKALFVADSPSLVHLYEASRRPYGLVSKAQCSLVVDSGFSFTHAAPVFQNFTLNYGVKRLDLGGKALTNYLKELVSYRSVNVMDESFIIDDVKEKLCFVSLDVDRDLQIARRRGKTNLFRCTYVLPDGITHTRGYVKDPEEAKRYMGLDDGASLDSLEKDETDRADIIGKPEDRRTIDLSKNEFSMTNERFIVPEMLFRPADLGMNQAGLAECIVRAVNSCHPYLHPILYQSIILTGGSTLFPQFAERLERELRPLVPDVYEVKISSQEDPILGVWQGGSLLASSPDFETMCVTKAEYEELGSARCRKRFFR